The genomic window TGTTGACATGGATCATGGAAGGCTCAAGGTAATGGTCAGCATATTCGGCAGACAGACGCCTGTTGAACTTAATTTTTTTCAGGTGGAACGGGCATGATTAGCGTTATAGCGTTTATTGCGTATGGGGTTTTGCGCCATAACGCTCAACGCTCTACGCTATAACGCATTAAACGGAGGAGATAAATGGCTAAGAAAGAAGTAACAGCTCAGGTGAAACTGCAGATACCTGCAGGAAAGGCAAATCCGGCGCCTCCTGTAGGCCCGGCGCTTGGCCCGCACGGTATCAACATAATGGAATTTTGCAAGACATTCAATGCGCAGACACAGGCGCTGGGTGACACTATAATTCCTATTGTTTTAACCGTATATTCGGACAGGTCGTTTACATTTATAACAAAGACACCGCCGGCATCCGAATTAATAAAAAAAGCGGCAGGGATTATTAAGGGGTCAGGCACTCCCAATAAAGACAAGGTTGGCAGGATAACTTCTGCGCAGGTCAAAGAAATAGCACAGACAAAGCTTTCAGATCTCAATGCTAACTCTATTGACGCAGCGGTAAAGATTATCAGCGGAACTGCAAGAAGCATGGGAGTGGAAATAACAGATTAAATTGAAAGTTGAAAGTTATGAGTTAAGAGTTTTAAAACTTTTAACTTTTAACTTTTAACTTCTAACTTTTTATGTATGGGAGAGTGAAAATGGGCAAGAAGATTAAAGAAGCCAGAGAAAAAGTTGAGAGAGGAAAAGAGTATTCTATTGAGGATGCCATAGGTCTTGTAAAGAAAGCTTCCTTTACAAAATTTAATGAGACTGTTGACATGGCTGTGAATCTCGGGATTGACGCCAAAAAAACAGACCAGATGGTCAGAAACGCTGTTGTCCTTCCGCATGGGACAGGCAAAAAGGTAAGGGTTGTTGTCTTTGCAAAAGGTGAGAAAGAGAAAGAGGCCAGAGATGCAGGCGCAGATTATGTCGGCGCTGAAGACCTTATTGAAAAGATACAGCAGGGCTGGTTCGATTTTGATAAGGTAGTTGCAACGCCTGATATAATGGGTCTCGTAGGAAAGCTTGGTAAGTTGTTGGGCCCGAGGGGACTTATGCCGAATCCCAAGCTCGGAACGGTTACATTTGATCTGGCAAAGGCTGTAAAAGAGATAAAGGCCGGAAAGATAGAGTATAAAACCGAAAAGGCAGGATTGATACATGTGCCGATCGGTAAGGTCTCATTTGATAATCAGAAGCTCATAGAAAATGCCATGGCAGTGATTGACGCAATAATAAAGGCTAAGCCGCCTACAAGCAAAGGCAAATATCTAAAAAAGGTGGCTGTATCATCTACGATGGGGCCCGGTGTAAAAATTGATGTTGGCAGGCTGACAGCAGCGAAGTAAGTTAAAAGTGTAGAGTTTAAAGTTAAAAGTTTTAAAACTCTTAACTCATAACTTTCAACTTCTAACTTTAATTTTAAATAAAGTCAGAGACAGTAGGTTGCCCCGGCGTATAGTCGGGACTTTAATTGTCTGCCTCAGGCGGACAGCCTACCGAGACGCTTTCCCCGTCTCTGGGAAAGGAGGATAAACTGAAAAGGGAAGAAAAAACACACCTTATAGCTGAGCTTAAGGATAGATTCAAAAAGGCAAAAGCAGTGGTTCTGACGGATTATAAAGGATTAACCGTTGCCGAGCTTTTTGAATTGAGGCGATTGTTGCGCGGTGCAGGGATTGAGTACAAGGTTGTAAAGAACACGCTTGCAAGAGCGGCATCTGCAAAAACAAGCCTGTCTGTAATCAGTGATTTATTAAAAGGCCCTGTCGGGATTGCCATCGGCTATGCCGATCCTGCGCAGGTTGCAAAGAAGGTCATTGAGTATTCCAAGAAGAATAATAAGCTAAAGGTAAACGGCGGAGTTGTTGAAGGCATGCTTTGCAATGCTGAAGACATCAAATCAATAGCCGCACTGCCGCCGAGAGAAATTCTCCTCAGTATGCTGGCAGGCGTATTTAATGCGCCGCTGAGCAAAATGGCAGGGGCATTGTCGGCGACAGTCAGCAGTTTTGCATACGCAGTGAATGCATTAGAACAAAAAAAGTTAAAAGTTGGAAGTTAAAAGTTGAAGGAGGTTTTATAACTCTTAACTCATAATTTTTAACTCATAACTTAAATAAACAGGAGGATAAATAATGTCAGTAACAAAAGAACAGGTTTTAGAATTCTTTGACAATATGACAGTGCTTGATATGTCAAAGTTCGTTAAGGAGTTTGAGGAGAGATATGGAGTGACAGCAGCGGCCCCTATGGCAATGGCTGCCGCTCCAGGCGCAGCTGGCGCACCTGCTGCTGCAGAAGAGAAGACAAGTTTTGATGTAATTCTTGCCTCAGTGGGCGATAAGAAAATCCAGGTAATAAAAGTTATTCGTGAGATTACAGGACTCGGACTCAAAGAGGCAAAAGACCTTGTTGATGGCGCTCCGAAGCCTATTAAGACCGGAGTCACAAAGGAAGAATCTGACTCTATTAAGGCAAAGGTTGAAGAACAGGGAGCAAAGGTAGAGATAAAATAGCGTAATGCGTAAAGCGTTGAGCGTTATAGCGTAAAGGAAGGGAATAAGTTCCGGCGCTATAACGCAATAAACGCTATAACGCAATAAACGCAATAAACGCTATAACACTATAACGCAATCGAAGGAGACGTATGGCAAGAATTCTCAGAGAAAGGTTGAATTTTGGTAAAGTTACTTCTTTCATGGAAGTGCCAAACCTTATAGACATTCAGAAAAATTCTTATGAGCAGTTTCTGCAGAAAGACGTCCCGCCTGACAAGAGACAGGATGTTGGACTTCAGGCAGCTATTTTGAGTATTTTCCCCATAACAGACTATAACGAAACAGCTGCATTTGAGTTCCTGGGCTATGTTATGAAAGAGCCTAAGTTCAATGTCAGGGAGTGCCTTCAGAAGGGCATTACATATTCAGCTCCGTTGAAGATAAAAGTAAGGCTTAATATCTATGAAGTCGAAGGCAAAAATAAGAGGCTGAAAGAGTCAAGGGAACAGGAGGTTTATATAGGAGAGATACCGCTGATGACGGAAACAGGCACATTTATCGTCAATGGTACGGAACGTGTTATAGTCAGCCAGCTTCATCGCTCTCCCGGTGTGTTTTTCAGTCATGACAAAGGTAAGACTCACGCAAGCGGCAGGATTCTGTATTCGGCCCGTGTGATACCGTCAAGAGGTTCATGGCTTGACTTTGAATTTGATACGAAGGACATCCTCTATGTGAGAATTGACAGAAGAAAAAGGCTCCCTGCGACTATTGTGCTCAAAGCGCTTGGCTACAGCAATGAGGAACTGCTAAAGACATTCTACCCTATAGAAACGGTCAGGATAAAAGGCAATAATTTTACGAGAGTTGTCAGCGATATTCTTGTCGGAGTAAAGGCTGTCCAGAACATAATGGCCCCTCACACAAAGGAGTTAATTGTGAAGGAGGGAAGCAAAATTACAAAAGGCGCAATAAAGAAGATGGAAGCCTCGCATATAAAGGAAATACCTATTTCAAAGGAAGATATAATAGGGAGAATTACGCTTAAGGACATAGTGGATCCTGTTACAGGTGAAGTGATACTTGAAGGCAATGAGATTATAACAGAGGAGATTTTTAATAAGATGCTCATTGCCAGGATAGATTCTCTCGCTCTGTTGTTTATAGATAATGTGCATTATCTTTCTTCCCTCAGGGATACACTGTTGACAGATAAAGTCAATGTGCAGGATGAGGCGCTGGTTGAGATATACAGAAAACTCAGGCCCGGGGAACCGCCCACTATCAACGCGGCGAAAGAACTGTTTAAGGGCCTTTTCTTTGATGCAAAAAGATATGATCTTTCGCCGGTTGGCAGGCTGAAGATAAATAAGAGGCTTGGTGTTGATATACCGCTTGAGACCAGAGTCCTTACAGATAAAGATATAGTTGAGATCGTACGTTATCTCCTTTCATTGAGAACAGGCAAGGGTGAGGTTGACGATATAGACCACCTTGGAAACAGGCGCATAAGGGGCGTTGGAGAACTGCTTGAAAATCAGTTCAGGATAGGGCTTGTCAGAATGGAGCGGACCACAAAAGAAAAGTTATCCCTTACAGAGCTTGATGAAGCAATGCCGCACGACCTGATAAATGCAAAGCCTGTGATGGCTGCCGTTAAGGAGTTCTTCGGCACAAGCCAGCTCAGCCAGTTTATGGATCAAACAAATCCTCTGTCTGAGATTACGCATAAAAGAAGGCTTTCAGCGCTCGGCCCAGGGGGCCTCACCAGGGAGCGTGCAGGTTTTGAGGTCAGGGATGTTCATCCTACACATTACGGAAGGATATGCCCGGTAGAGACGCCGGAAGGCCCCAACATAGGATTGATAACATCACTTGCAACATATGCAAGGGTTAATGAATTCGGGTTTATAGAGGTTCCATACAGAAAAGTTGTGGATGGAAGAGTGACAGAAGAGGTTGAATATCTGTCTGCTATTGATGGTGAGAAGTTCGTTATTGCCGAGGCGACTTCACCTGTAGATAAAAAAGGGCATCTTGTCGGTGAGACTGTCTCTGCAAGAGTAGGCGGAGATTTCCGAATGGTAACGCCTAAGGAAGTGCAGTGTATGGACGTATCACCGAAACAGATTGTCGGCGTATCGGCTGCCATGGTTCCTTTCCTTGAAAACGATGATGCAAACAGGGCGCTGATGGGATCCAATATGCAGAGGCAGGCAGTGCCTTTGCTTTCTTCAGATGCGCCTATTGTAGGAACAGGAATGGAATATGTGGCTGCAAGGGACTCGGGCGCGCTTGTTATAGCAAAGAGAGCAGGCATAGTTGAAAGTGTTGACGCCTCAAGAATTGTTGTGAAGAGCAAGGAAGACGGAGGCGGAGTTGATATATACAGCCTTATAAAATTTCAAAGGTCGAATCAGGCTACATGCATAAACCAGAAACCTATAGTGAATGTAGGCGATGCGGTTACAAAAGGCGGTGTTCTTGCAGACGGGCCTTGCACTGACATGGGTGATCTGGCCCTTGGCAAGAACGTGCTTGTAGCATTCATGCCGTGGGGAGGATATAACTTTGAAGACGCAATCCTCATAAGCGAAAGGCTTGTAAAAGAAGATGTTTTCACATCAGTCCATATAGAAGAGTTTGAGATTGAGTCAAGAGAAACAAAGCTCGGCCCTGAAGAAATCACAAGAGATATTCCCAATGTTGGAGAGGAAGCGCTTAAGGATCTGGATGAAAGCGGCATAATCAGAATCGGGG from Nitrospirota bacterium includes these protein-coding regions:
- the rplK gene encoding 50S ribosomal protein L11 encodes the protein MAKKEVTAQVKLQIPAGKANPAPPVGPALGPHGINIMEFCKTFNAQTQALGDTIIPIVLTVYSDRSFTFITKTPPASELIKKAAGIIKGSGTPNKDKVGRITSAQVKEIAQTKLSDLNANSIDAAVKIISGTARSMGVEITD
- a CDS encoding 50S ribosomal protein L1, whose product is MGKKIKEAREKVERGKEYSIEDAIGLVKKASFTKFNETVDMAVNLGIDAKKTDQMVRNAVVLPHGTGKKVRVVVFAKGEKEKEARDAGADYVGAEDLIEKIQQGWFDFDKVVATPDIMGLVGKLGKLLGPRGLMPNPKLGTVTFDLAKAVKEIKAGKIEYKTEKAGLIHVPIGKVSFDNQKLIENAMAVIDAIIKAKPPTSKGKYLKKVAVSSTMGPGVKIDVGRLTAAK
- the rplJ gene encoding 50S ribosomal protein L10, with the protein product MSASGGQPTETLSPSLGKEDKLKREEKTHLIAELKDRFKKAKAVVLTDYKGLTVAELFELRRLLRGAGIEYKVVKNTLARAASAKTSLSVISDLLKGPVGIAIGYADPAQVAKKVIEYSKKNNKLKVNGGVVEGMLCNAEDIKSIAALPPREILLSMLAGVFNAPLSKMAGALSATVSSFAYAVNALEQKKLKVGS
- the rplL gene encoding 50S ribosomal protein L7/L12, which encodes MSVTKEQVLEFFDNMTVLDMSKFVKEFEERYGVTAAAPMAMAAAPGAAGAPAAAEEKTSFDVILASVGDKKIQVIKVIREITGLGLKEAKDLVDGAPKPIKTGVTKEESDSIKAKVEEQGAKVEIK
- the rpoB gene encoding DNA-directed RNA polymerase subunit beta, which codes for MARILRERLNFGKVTSFMEVPNLIDIQKNSYEQFLQKDVPPDKRQDVGLQAAILSIFPITDYNETAAFEFLGYVMKEPKFNVRECLQKGITYSAPLKIKVRLNIYEVEGKNKRLKESREQEVYIGEIPLMTETGTFIVNGTERVIVSQLHRSPGVFFSHDKGKTHASGRILYSARVIPSRGSWLDFEFDTKDILYVRIDRRKRLPATIVLKALGYSNEELLKTFYPIETVRIKGNNFTRVVSDILVGVKAVQNIMAPHTKELIVKEGSKITKGAIKKMEASHIKEIPISKEDIIGRITLKDIVDPVTGEVILEGNEIITEEIFNKMLIARIDSLALLFIDNVHYLSSLRDTLLTDKVNVQDEALVEIYRKLRPGEPPTINAAKELFKGLFFDAKRYDLSPVGRLKINKRLGVDIPLETRVLTDKDIVEIVRYLLSLRTGKGEVDDIDHLGNRRIRGVGELLENQFRIGLVRMERTTKEKLSLTELDEAMPHDLINAKPVMAAVKEFFGTSQLSQFMDQTNPLSEITHKRRLSALGPGGLTRERAGFEVRDVHPTHYGRICPVETPEGPNIGLITSLATYARVNEFGFIEVPYRKVVDGRVTEEVEYLSAIDGEKFVIAEATSPVDKKGHLVGETVSARVGGDFRMVTPKEVQCMDVSPKQIVGVSAAMVPFLENDDANRALMGSNMQRQAVPLLSSDAPIVGTGMEYVAARDSGALVIAKRAGIVESVDASRIVVKSKEDGGGVDIYSLIKFQRSNQATCINQKPIVNVGDAVTKGGVLADGPCTDMGDLALGKNVLVAFMPWGGYNFEDAILISERLVKEDVFTSVHIEEFEIESRETKLGPEEITRDIPNVGEEALKDLDESGIIRIGAEVKPGDILAGKVTPKGETQHTPEEKLLRAIFGEKAEDVKESCLYVPPGIEGTVVDARVFSRKGTAKDGRAKSIEEEDILRLQRDLEEEIRIVKEDKFRKVRQLLADRKVLEDVKDSETKEVLCQKGKKLTEKHIERIKNEHLIGVKIADFDVKEKIGIVNNEANQYVRYLESRYDERIDRVKRGDELPPGVNKLVKVYIAMKRKLQIGDKMAGRHGNKGVVAMVLPDEDMPYLPDGTPVDIVLNPLGVPSRMNVGQILETHLGWAAKTLGIYVATPVFEGAKEGDIKDMLKKAGLPGTGQITLCDGRTGEPFKRPVTVGYMYMLKLHHLVDDKMHARSIGPYSLVTQQPLGGKAQFGGQRLGEMEVWALEAYGAAYTLQEFLTVKSDDVTGRTRMYEAIVKGDATLEPGVPESFHVLIKELQSLALDVELLEKKGKGE